One window of the Candidatus Chryseobacterium colombiense genome contains the following:
- the deoD gene encoding purine-nucleoside phosphorylase, translating into MSIHISAEKGEIAKVVLQPGDPLRAQYIAENYLENAKLVSKTRGIFYYTGLYKGKEITVGASGMGFPSIGIYSFELFTEYEVDTIIRIGTCGAYTTDLKTFDILNVEKAASESTYAKFAWEIEDEILSHQGNIFDTINATAGELSLTTKAINVHSSDIFYRKDSAVPAIATKYNCPAVEMEAFGLFANAQYLGKNAATILTVTDIIPTHEKISADEREKALKPMMELALESAIKSL; encoded by the coding sequence ATGAGTATTCACATTAGCGCAGAAAAAGGAGAAATTGCTAAAGTTGTGTTACAGCCGGGAGACCCGCTTCGTGCACAGTATATTGCTGAAAATTATTTGGAGAATGCAAAATTAGTAAGCAAAACAAGAGGCATTTTCTATTATACAGGTCTTTACAAAGGAAAGGAAATCACTGTAGGTGCTAGTGGAATGGGATTTCCAAGTATCGGAATTTATTCTTTCGAACTGTTTACAGAATATGAAGTAGATACGATTATCAGAATCGGAACCTGCGGTGCCTACACCACAGATCTGAAAACATTTGATATTTTAAATGTTGAAAAAGCAGCAAGCGAGAGTACATATGCCAAATTTGCATGGGAAATTGAAGATGAAATTCTTTCTCACCAGGGGAATATTTTTGATACCATCAATGCGACTGCTGGAGAATTATCTTTAACTACAAAAGCAATTAATGTTCACAGTAGTGATATTTTCTACAGAAAAGACTCTGCTGTTCCTGCCATTGCTACAAAATACAACTGTCCTGCTGTGGAAATGGAAGCATTCGGATTATTCGCTAATGCTCAATATTTAGGAAAAAATGCAGCTACAATTCTTACGGTAACGGATATTATCCCGACACATGAGAAAATTTCTGCCGATGAAAGGGAAAAAGCTTTGAAACCTATGATGGAGCTTGCTTTGGAATCTGCTATTAAAAGTTTATAA
- a CDS encoding DUF434 domain-containing protein: protein MNNRNRGKNTGDDVLFGSQKQIEKLKSAVEDMHYLLSRGYAEKASVELVGNRYRLKTRQIQSVRGASASAAQIQNRKSKQLNISDLQNRVVYLDGFNVLILLESLLSEACIFEGSDGCFRDLSEVHGTYKRVNQTFSAIELVAEFYRNSGIQKVIWIFDKPVSNSGRIRQMILDFALENNMNWEIDLEFNPDKFLAENAEIVVSSDAWILDHCKNWFNLIQYLIDQEKLSVNLVKMF from the coding sequence ATGAACAACAGAAATCGAGGAAAGAACACGGGAGATGATGTATTATTCGGTTCACAAAAACAGATAGAAAAATTAAAATCTGCTGTTGAAGACATGCATTATTTATTGAGCCGTGGTTATGCAGAAAAAGCCTCTGTTGAATTGGTAGGAAACCGATACAGACTGAAAACACGGCAGATTCAGTCGGTTCGCGGGGCCTCTGCTTCTGCTGCTCAAATTCAAAACAGAAAATCAAAACAGCTGAATATTTCAGATCTTCAAAATAGAGTCGTTTATCTGGATGGTTTTAATGTTTTGATCTTACTTGAAAGTTTGCTTTCAGAAGCTTGTATTTTTGAAGGCTCGGACGGTTGTTTTCGTGATCTTTCTGAGGTTCACGGAACATATAAAAGGGTAAATCAGACCTTTTCTGCAATAGAATTAGTTGCTGAATTTTATAGGAATTCAGGAATTCAAAAGGTGATCTGGATATTTGATAAGCCGGTTTCCAACAGTGGAAGAATCAGGCAGATGATTCTGGATTTCGCTCTGGAAAATAATATGAACTGGGAAATAGATCTGGAATTCAATCCGGATAAGTTTTTGGCAGAGAATGCTGAAATCGTCGTGTCTTCCGATGCATGGATTTTAGACCACTGCAAGAATTGGTTCAACCTTATTCAATATCTGATTGATCAAGAAAAACTGTCCGTTAATCTTGTGAAAATGTTTTAG
- a CDS encoding T9SS type A sorting domain-containing protein produces the protein MNKIYLFLIFLLFLQIKAQSVIFSQPHIGDYGSAFASYTTTNGDLIGPASSFILNQTSTITKINIFGHQSQLNLNSLSNGFILYIYNDNNGVPAGQPILQTGTPVAAINVTNSIQGYTLVNTSNTSYVYSIDIPALAGSVILQANTKYWLFFVAKLNINSIDISSPLKFNWWGGSDGTPGFMRISNLTGAPGYPTWTIYPYNGCAFTIEGSTLGTDEIVFDSTNIKVYPNPTSDYIHIDTKDKIKQIALYDVSGKKISATLNNNNIDLRGLPTGSYFLSLETERGTVVKKIIKK, from the coding sequence ATGAACAAAATCTACTTATTCTTAATTTTTTTACTTTTTTTACAAATCAAGGCGCAAAGTGTCATTTTTTCACAACCTCACATAGGTGACTATGGTTCTGCTTTCGCTTCTTATACCACAACCAATGGTGATTTAATAGGTCCTGCAAGCAGTTTCATTCTGAATCAAACCAGTACCATTACCAAAATAAATATTTTTGGTCATCAGAGTCAATTAAATTTAAATTCTCTGTCTAATGGCTTTATCTTATATATTTATAATGATAATAATGGTGTTCCTGCAGGTCAGCCTATTCTTCAAACCGGAACTCCTGTTGCAGCAATCAATGTCACCAATAGTATTCAAGGGTATACCTTAGTAAATACAAGCAATACCAGTTATGTTTACTCCATAGATATTCCTGCGCTTGCAGGCTCAGTAATTTTACAGGCCAATACAAAATACTGGCTTTTCTTTGTAGCAAAATTAAATATCAATTCTATTGATATTAGTTCTCCACTCAAGTTTAATTGGTGGGGTGGATCAGATGGTACTCCTGGCTTTATGCGAATTTCTAATTTAACCGGTGCTCCGGGTTATCCTACCTGGACGATCTATCCTTATAACGGTTGTGCTTTCACCATTGAAGGTTCAACGTTAGGGACAGATGAAATTGTTTTTGATTCAACTAATATCAAGGTATATCCTAATCCAACTTCCGATTACATCCATATCGACACAAAGGATAAAATTAAACAAATAGCATTATATGATGTGAGTGGTAAGAAAATTTCAGCTACTCTAAATAATAACAATATAGACTTAAGGGGATTACCAACAGGCTCTTATTTTCTTTCTTTAGAAACAGAAAGGGGAACTGTGGTGAAAAAGATTATAAAGAAATAA
- a CDS encoding LacI family DNA-binding transcriptional regulator — MTKKNATIYDISKKLNISVATVSRALNNHPRISQATKELVVKTAKEMNYKQNNLAKALKSGETKNVGIIVPFVNTNFFSSVIRGIEEELSTYGYHVIICQSHEDVNIEKRHLNTLLNAQVDGIFMSVSRTTVDTEHIQHILNTSNTPIIFFDRKKDIPGISTVTIDDYRGGYMATEHLIKEGYKNICHFSGDLNLEIYQNRLNGYKQALLDHDLPVKEDNIISTGSSIDAGIEAIKKLWSKKSVPDAIFSSSDFAALGACQELKKRKIKIPEEVAVIGFSNEPFTQFMELPMSSVDQTPVTMGQMAGQVFLDHIKDNSSGVSIEKKVVLKPQIYIRKSSKRK; from the coding sequence ATGACAAAAAAAAATGCCACTATTTATGATATCTCAAAAAAGCTAAACATAAGTGTAGCAACTGTTTCCAGGGCATTGAACAATCATCCGAGAATCAGCCAGGCAACGAAAGAACTTGTAGTGAAAACTGCCAAAGAAATGAACTACAAGCAGAATAATCTTGCCAAGGCTCTGAAAAGCGGTGAAACTAAAAATGTAGGAATTATTGTTCCGTTTGTAAACACAAATTTTTTCTCATCGGTTATTCGCGGTATCGAAGAAGAACTTTCTACCTACGGCTATCATGTTATTATCTGTCAGAGCCATGAAGATGTCAATATTGAAAAAAGACATCTGAATACATTGCTTAATGCCCAAGTTGATGGAATTTTCATGTCTGTTTCCAGAACCACTGTGGATACGGAACATATTCAGCATATCTTAAATACTTCCAATACCCCGATTATATTTTTTGACCGAAAAAAAGATATTCCAGGAATCAGTACGGTAACCATAGATGACTACAGAGGAGGTTATATGGCCACTGAACACCTCATAAAGGAAGGCTACAAAAACATCTGTCATTTTTCAGGAGATTTAAATCTTGAAATTTATCAGAACCGTTTAAATGGCTACAAACAGGCTTTACTTGATCATGATTTACCCGTGAAAGAAGATAATATCATATCTACCGGAAGTTCTATTGATGCCGGTATTGAAGCGATAAAAAAACTGTGGAGTAAAAAATCGGTTCCGGATGCTATTTTTTCTTCGAGTGATTTTGCTGCATTGGGCGCCTGTCAGGAATTAAAAAAACGTAAAATAAAAATTCCTGAAGAAGTAGCCGTTATTGGTTTTTCTAATGAGCCTTTTACCCAGTTTATGGAACTTCCGATGAGTTCTGTTGACCAAACTCCGGTTACAATGGGACAAATGGCAGGACAGGTTTTTTTAGATCATATTAAAGATAATTCTTCTGGGGTTTCTATCGAGAAAAAAGTAGTTTTAAAACCGCAGATTTACATTAGGAAATCCTCGAAAAGAAAGTAG
- a CDS encoding altronate dehydratase family protein: MQKKVLKVNPKDNVIVALQDLPAGESVHLEGADYTILKDIKAKHKFAAVDFADGDHIIMYGVIVGKANQSIKKGEVITTENVKHQSAKVEGKTATLGWTPPNVDKWKDRTFMGYHREDGQVGTENVWLFFPLVFCENKNIETLKDIFEKELLHEKASKHQLLLRSLLNGGETSDVAVEEREDTRVFKNIDVRFITHQGGCGGIRQDAEALGRLFAGYVNNPNVAGATVLSLGCQNLQVQIFMDALHALAPNNKKPIVVYEQQKSGTIDEMLTGVIKDSYEGIKKANEIERKPAPITKLNIGLECGGSDGFSGISANPVLGEVSDIMAVVGGTTMLAEFPELCGVEQELVNRCVNDEDGIKFLKLMKDFEKSVVAAGSGFDMNPSPGNIKDGLITDAMKSAGAAKKGGAAPIVEVLDFTEYATKPGLNLLCTPGNDAECTTALAGSGATVVLFTTGLGTPMGNPISPVVKISSNSVLAERMPDIIDFNAGTVITGEKTIPEATDELLEFIIKVASGEVKTKADQLNQNDFIPWRRGVSL, from the coding sequence ATGCAAAAGAAAGTACTGAAAGTAAATCCTAAAGACAACGTTATCGTAGCGCTGCAGGATTTACCTGCAGGAGAATCGGTACATCTTGAAGGTGCAGACTACACGATTCTCAAAGATATAAAAGCAAAACATAAATTTGCTGCCGTAGATTTTGCAGATGGTGATCACATTATTATGTATGGGGTAATCGTTGGAAAAGCGAATCAGTCCATCAAAAAAGGTGAAGTAATTACCACCGAAAATGTAAAACACCAAAGTGCAAAAGTAGAAGGTAAAACGGCTACATTGGGATGGACTCCTCCTAATGTCGACAAATGGAAAGACCGTACTTTCATGGGATATCACCGCGAAGACGGACAAGTGGGAACGGAAAACGTATGGTTGTTCTTCCCTCTGGTTTTTTGTGAAAACAAAAATATTGAAACTCTGAAAGACATTTTTGAAAAAGAATTGTTGCACGAAAAAGCCAGTAAACATCAATTGTTATTAAGATCATTATTAAATGGTGGCGAAACTTCTGATGTTGCTGTGGAAGAGCGAGAAGATACAAGAGTTTTTAAAAATATAGATGTAAGATTCATCACTCATCAAGGTGGTTGTGGCGGAATTCGTCAGGATGCTGAAGCATTGGGAAGACTGTTTGCTGGATATGTTAATAATCCGAATGTTGCAGGCGCTACAGTTCTGAGTTTAGGCTGTCAGAATCTTCAGGTGCAGATTTTCATGGATGCACTTCATGCTTTAGCTCCGAATAACAAAAAGCCGATTGTTGTTTATGAACAGCAAAAGTCCGGGACTATTGATGAAATGCTTACTGGTGTTATCAAAGATTCTTACGAAGGAATTAAGAAAGCAAACGAAATAGAAAGAAAACCAGCACCAATCACAAAGTTGAATATTGGATTGGAATGTGGTGGATCTGATGGTTTTTCGGGAATTTCTGCAAATCCTGTTTTGGGTGAAGTCTCCGATATTATGGCGGTAGTAGGAGGAACAACGATGTTGGCTGAGTTTCCAGAGCTTTGCGGAGTGGAGCAGGAGTTGGTCAACCGTTGTGTTAATGATGAAGATGGAATAAAATTCCTTAAGCTGATGAAGGATTTTGAAAAATCTGTAGTGGCGGCCGGGTCAGGTTTTGATATGAATCCATCACCCGGAAATATCAAAGACGGTTTAATTACTGATGCTATGAAATCTGCAGGAGCTGCTAAAAAAGGCGGTGCTGCACCTATTGTTGAGGTTCTTGATTTTACAGAATATGCTACGAAACCAGGTCTTAATTTACTTTGTACTCCGGGAAATGATGCCGAATGTACTACTGCTTTAGCAGGATCAGGAGCTACTGTTGTGCTTTTTACAACCGGTCTTGGAACGCCGATGGGAAATCCGATTTCTCCGGTAGTTAAAATTTCTTCTAATTCTGTTTTGGCAGAAAGAATGCCGGATATTATAGATTTTAATGCCGGGACTGTAATCACCGGAGAAAAGACAATTCCGGAAGCGACAGATGAACTTTTGGAGTTCATTATCAAAGTAGCCAGCGGAGAAGTAAAAACCAAAGCAGACCAACTTAATCAGAATGACTTCATTCCATGGAGACGAGGGGTCTCACTGTAG
- a CDS encoding AAA family ATPase: MTQNIEKLNNVLNYVKNTFVGKNDVVDLLGICLLARENAFLYGPPGTAKSALVRTLAKTVKDGKNFEYLLTRFTEPNEIFGPFDIRKLKEGELFTNTDGMMPEASLIFLDEIFNANSAILNSLLMALNEKIFKRGKETKHLPALMVVGASNVLPEDEALNALFDRFLVRINVDYVSPDLLQQVLLAGRKLETTQDSDIPEILAHEIKELQTLCKNVDLKPIYEVYLNTIISLRNTGITISDRRAVKMQNLIAASALICGRNEAILSDLWVLKHIWDTEEQIEILEGIINRTIEKDENPHSHPQALQNKTPNSEEVMKDVKILIDQWETGGLSFEEQNVIKDKLRYLQTRCDWVTHAEQKQFIQKEIESLWQKILQSV; the protein is encoded by the coding sequence ATGACTCAAAATATTGAAAAATTAAATAATGTTCTTAATTACGTAAAAAATACATTTGTCGGTAAAAACGATGTGGTAGATTTATTGGGAATCTGTCTGCTGGCAAGAGAAAATGCATTTTTATACGGTCCTCCCGGAACAGCAAAATCGGCTTTGGTAAGAACCTTGGCAAAAACGGTAAAAGACGGCAAAAACTTCGAATATCTTTTAACCAGATTTACTGAACCGAATGAAATCTTCGGACCTTTTGATATCAGAAAGCTCAAAGAGGGTGAACTTTTTACCAATACAGACGGAATGATGCCGGAAGCTTCATTGATTTTTCTTGATGAGATTTTCAATGCCAATTCTGCTATTTTGAATTCCCTTTTAATGGCTTTAAACGAAAAGATTTTTAAAAGAGGTAAAGAAACCAAACATCTTCCTGCACTCATGGTTGTAGGAGCAAGCAATGTACTTCCCGAAGACGAAGCCCTGAATGCTCTTTTCGACCGTTTTCTGGTAAGAATCAATGTAGACTATGTCAGTCCTGATCTTCTTCAGCAGGTTCTTTTAGCCGGAAGAAAACTTGAAACTACACAGGATTCAGATATTCCTGAAATTTTGGCTCATGAAATCAAAGAACTTCAGACTTTATGTAAGAATGTAGATTTGAAGCCGATTTATGAGGTATATCTTAATACAATTATAAGCCTGCGAAATACAGGAATCACCATTTCAGATCGTAGAGCGGTCAAAATGCAAAACCTTATCGCCGCAAGTGCTTTGATTTGCGGAAGAAATGAAGCAATACTATCGGATTTATGGGTATTGAAACATATTTGGGATACCGAAGAGCAGATCGAAATTCTAGAAGGGATCATCAATCGGACCATTGAAAAGGATGAAAATCCTCATTCCCATCCACAAGCCTTACAGAATAAAACTCCAAATTCTGAAGAAGTAATGAAGGATGTGAAAATACTGATAGATCAGTGGGAAACCGGAGGGTTGAGCTTTGAAGAACAAAATGTGATCAAAGACAAATTGAGATACCTTCAGACCCGTTGCGACTGGGTTACCCATGCAGAGCAGAAACAGTTCATCCAAAAAGAAATTGAAAGTTTATGGCAGAAGATTCTTCAGAGCGTTTAA
- a CDS encoding TatD family hydrolase — protein MNTFIDIGINLTNKQFHNEQEEIINRALDNGVEQMILTGTSVRGSKESAAIAEEYPEILFSTAGIHPHDAKSFTHESINELRKLLKQDHVVSVGECGLDFDRDFSPRPIQEKCYRAQLELAIEVNKPLFLHERSAFKRFNEITDEYISKLPNAVVHCFTGTLNEAKIYLDKGFYLGFTGAISDQNRFKQLEEVVKYAPLDRMMIETDAPFMLPKNMPRMQNRRNEPAFLPYIAQTIANLKKLSISEVANETREVARNFFRI, from the coding sequence ATGAATACATTTATCGATATTGGTATTAACTTAACCAATAAACAATTTCACAACGAACAGGAAGAAATCATCAATCGTGCGCTCGACAATGGCGTAGAGCAAATGATTCTCACCGGAACAAGTGTTCGTGGCAGTAAAGAATCTGCGGCGATTGCAGAAGAATATCCTGAGATTTTATTTTCAACAGCAGGAATTCATCCTCATGATGCAAAATCTTTTACCCATGAAAGTATCAATGAACTCAGGAAATTATTAAAACAAGATCACGTTGTTTCCGTCGGGGAATGCGGGCTGGATTTTGACAGGGATTTTTCTCCAAGACCAATTCAGGAGAAATGCTACCGTGCCCAACTGGAGCTGGCCATAGAAGTGAATAAGCCTCTTTTCCTGCATGAAAGATCAGCTTTCAAAAGGTTTAATGAGATTACGGACGAATATATATCCAAGCTTCCCAATGCTGTCGTTCATTGTTTTACCGGAACTTTAAATGAAGCAAAAATATATTTGGATAAAGGATTTTATTTAGGATTTACCGGAGCAATCAGCGACCAGAACAGATTTAAACAGTTGGAAGAAGTTGTTAAATACGCTCCTCTCGATCGAATGATGATTGAAACCGATGCGCCCTTTATGCTTCCGAAAAATATGCCGAGAATGCAGAACCGCAGAAATGAGCCGGCATTTTTACCTTACATTGCTCAAACCATTGCAAACCTAAAGAAACTCAGCATTTCGGAAGTTGCTAATGAAACAAGAGAGGTCGCCAGAAATTTTTTCAGGATATAA
- a CDS encoding VOC family protein, with protein sequence MKIEHVAFWVKDLEIMRNFYEKYFGAVSNEKYHNPVKNFESYFLSFENGSRLEIMTRPDIQEGNNSFEAQKFGITHLAFSTGSKDKVDELTEILRNESYKVVGEPRTSGDGYYESVILDPENNIIEIIE encoded by the coding sequence ATGAAAATAGAGCATGTTGCATTTTGGGTAAAAGATTTGGAGATAATGAGAAATTTTTATGAAAAATATTTCGGAGCCGTTTCCAATGAAAAATACCATAATCCTGTAAAGAACTTCGAATCTTATTTCTTAAGTTTTGAAAACGGAAGCCGGCTGGAAATCATGACAAGACCGGATATTCAGGAAGGAAATAATTCTTTTGAGGCTCAGAAATTCGGAATCACTCATCTTGCATTTTCTACAGGAAGTAAAGATAAGGTCGATGAATTAACTGAAATACTTAGAAATGAAAGCTACAAAGTAGTCGGAGAGCCAAGAACTTCGGGTGATGGATACTACGAAAGTGTAATTCTCGATCCTGAAAATAACATTATCGAGATTATAGAATAG